Proteins co-encoded in one Cytophaga hutchinsonii ATCC 33406 genomic window:
- a CDS encoding OmpA family protein: MISFSSIAGRLFVGLSLLLFISTSLYAQSPSLFFFDDFETTSKGWYEGETEKYSFKITNGGYLCTNKSVSGETFWSTNSTYLNPDKEFTYQFKIKELGGYASDGAGIYLSAGNNKYFYFVINPERFEYAIASSENGKNTFLYEYYGSNTNKRTAAIKPRNVTNTLEIAHKGSNILFRLNDTELLSIPYAGSGFESLTGVFGIFMRTNMTVVVEEASLYHDVQIKTVPNLTNGIKRENLGANINTIYAEKLPYIAADGKTLYYSIQGNPANTGGTMDGDEIYVATAAAEGNWNKSTAIGKPLNNAGPNAVISVTPDNNSMLIMNQYNADGTQKGSGVSFSYRTESGWSVPADVVINNFYNRANTNEYSLSADRKVLFMTLQRDDSKGDKDVYVSFLQKDGSFSTPLNLGSQVNTSKGELTPFIAADGVTLYFATYGHPTYGSADIYMTRRLDSTYTNWSEPLNLGPEINSTAWDAYYSVEASGKYAYMVTAENSIGDIDIVRIALPQSAKPKPVVLVYGKVLHATTKLPLKANIQYVDLATGKEIGIATSDPKTGEYKIVLPTGANYGFLAQKENFFSVSDNMDLNDLKEYKELERNLYLAPLITGQTIRLNNLFFDTGKSDLRKESYAELNRTVELMKLYLTMTIEISGHTDNVGGDAENQTLSENRAKAVVNYLVSHGIDASRVQSKGYGKTKPVSTNDTDHGRQLNRRVDFTIIKM; the protein is encoded by the coding sequence ATGATTTCGTTTTCATCTATTGCAGGGAGATTATTCGTTGGTCTATCATTGCTTCTTTTTATTTCCACATCATTGTATGCTCAAAGCCCTTCACTATTTTTCTTTGATGATTTTGAGACAACCTCTAAAGGATGGTATGAAGGAGAAACAGAAAAATATTCTTTCAAAATTACGAATGGCGGATATCTCTGCACGAATAAATCGGTATCCGGAGAAACATTCTGGTCAACCAATTCAACGTACCTGAATCCCGATAAAGAATTTACCTACCAGTTTAAAATAAAAGAGCTGGGTGGTTATGCCAGCGATGGTGCAGGTATTTATTTAAGCGCAGGAAACAATAAATACTTTTATTTTGTCATCAATCCGGAACGGTTTGAATACGCGATTGCATCCAGTGAAAATGGTAAAAATACATTTCTGTATGAGTATTACGGATCAAACACCAACAAACGTACAGCTGCCATTAAACCCAGAAATGTAACGAATACGCTGGAAATTGCGCATAAAGGGAGTAACATACTTTTCAGATTGAACGATACGGAATTATTATCGATTCCGTATGCAGGCTCAGGTTTTGAATCACTCACAGGCGTATTCGGAATTTTTATGCGTACAAATATGACTGTAGTTGTTGAAGAGGCAAGCTTATACCACGATGTGCAGATCAAAACGGTACCAAACTTAACGAACGGAATAAAACGCGAAAACCTGGGTGCAAACATCAACACAATCTATGCTGAAAAATTACCGTACATTGCTGCAGATGGTAAAACGCTTTATTATTCCATACAGGGAAACCCTGCTAATACAGGTGGTACAATGGATGGTGATGAAATCTATGTAGCAACAGCTGCCGCTGAGGGTAACTGGAACAAATCAACAGCCATTGGCAAACCGTTAAATAATGCCGGCCCAAATGCTGTTATTTCTGTAACTCCCGATAACAACAGTATGCTGATTATGAATCAATATAATGCAGATGGTACACAAAAAGGATCCGGTGTTTCATTTTCATACCGCACGGAATCGGGCTGGTCGGTGCCGGCAGATGTTGTGATCAATAATTTTTATAACCGTGCAAATACAAATGAATACTCCCTGTCTGCAGATCGCAAAGTTTTATTCATGACGTTACAGCGCGATGACAGCAAAGGTGATAAAGATGTTTATGTGAGTTTTTTACAAAAAGACGGCAGCTTCAGCACACCTTTAAATCTTGGGAGCCAGGTAAACACAAGCAAAGGAGAACTGACTCCTTTTATTGCTGCAGACGGTGTAACACTTTACTTTGCAACATACGGCCACCCTACCTACGGCAGCGCCGATATTTATATGACACGCCGTTTGGATTCAACGTATACAAATTGGTCTGAGCCTTTGAACCTCGGACCAGAGATCAACTCAACAGCCTGGGATGCCTATTATTCAGTAGAGGCTTCGGGTAAATATGCCTACATGGTTACAGCAGAAAACTCCATTGGCGATATTGATATTGTGCGCATTGCCTTGCCGCAATCTGCAAAACCGAAACCTGTTGTGCTGGTGTATGGCAAAGTATTACATGCTACTACAAAACTACCGTTGAAAGCAAACATTCAATATGTAGATCTGGCAACAGGGAAAGAAATTGGTATAGCAACCAGCGATCCTAAAACAGGTGAATACAAAATTGTTTTGCCAACAGGTGCAAACTATGGTTTCCTGGCACAGAAAGAAAACTTTTTCTCCGTATCAGACAACATGGATCTGAATGACCTGAAAGAATATAAGGAACTGGAACGTAATTTATATTTAGCGCCCCTTATAACAGGACAAACCATCCGTTTGAATAATTTGTTTTTTGATACCGGAAAAAGTGATCTGCGCAAAGAGTCTTATGCCGAATTAAACCGTACGGTAGAATTAATGAAATTATACCTGACCATGACGATAGAAATTTCCGGCCATACCGACAACGTTGGCGGCGATGCAGAAAATCAAACGCTCTCTGAAAACAGAGCAAAAGCAGTTGTAAATTATCTGGTTTCTCACGGCATCGATGCATCCCGTGTGCAATCTAAAGGATATGGAAAAACTAAACCTGTCTCTACAAACGATACAGACCACGGCCGTCAGCTGAACAGACGCGTTGATTTTACGATTATAAAAATGTAA
- a CDS encoding acyltransferase family protein yields MKNNRTYFQTFDALRFFAFVKVFLFHIPIWGFPVFDFIKEGGGAAVSFFFSLSGFLITYIILEEKKRTGTLDLKAFYVRRILRIWPLYYVMLVFAFITPFILSLISITASGDGYTPNWLMSAFFLENYKMIATDGFPNVSPLGVMWSLCVEEHFYLIWGLVLYVVSIRNIHWLVVGSIIFANIARGVFYMQGWSFLDVCTNIDYFAYGAVPAILLILYKERMELFTETLASGVKISIIIISALIVLTLPNLALPFKLLIEPTILGFAHLLIIAAVVFEKKLFTIPQKNILSRLGIYSYGFYLTHTIVINLFVKIFDKKHIPLESPLVVLVFVGVCLGGTIAAGMCSYYVIEKPFLTLKKRFS; encoded by the coding sequence ATGAAAAACAACCGGACCTATTTTCAAACATTTGATGCCTTACGTTTTTTTGCATTCGTTAAAGTTTTTCTGTTCCATATTCCTATTTGGGGATTTCCGGTTTTTGATTTTATAAAAGAAGGCGGGGGGGCGGCTGTTTCATTCTTTTTTTCATTAAGCGGATTTTTAATTACCTATATTATTTTAGAAGAGAAAAAACGTACCGGTACATTGGATCTTAAGGCATTTTATGTCAGACGGATATTACGGATCTGGCCCTTGTATTATGTTATGCTGGTGTTTGCGTTTATAACCCCATTCATTTTATCACTTATTTCCATAACAGCTTCCGGTGATGGTTATACACCTAATTGGCTGATGTCTGCTTTTTTTCTTGAAAACTATAAAATGATTGCTACCGATGGTTTTCCCAATGTATCTCCTTTGGGAGTGATGTGGTCCTTATGTGTAGAAGAGCATTTTTACCTGATATGGGGACTGGTTTTGTATGTTGTATCCATCCGGAACATACATTGGCTTGTTGTGGGTTCGATTATTTTTGCCAACATAGCGCGGGGGGTATTTTATATGCAGGGCTGGAGTTTTCTCGATGTCTGTACCAATATTGATTATTTTGCTTATGGCGCTGTTCCTGCAATTTTACTGATACTATATAAAGAACGGATGGAGTTGTTTACGGAAACCCTTGCATCGGGCGTGAAAATTTCAATTATAATCATAAGTGCATTGATTGTGCTAACGCTGCCTAATCTCGCTCTTCCGTTCAAGCTGCTGATTGAGCCAACCATATTAGGATTTGCTCATTTACTGATTATAGCAGCAGTTGTGTTTGAAAAGAAACTATTCACCATTCCGCAAAAAAATATACTGAGCAGGCTCGGAATATATAGCTATGGGTTTTATTTAACACATACCATTGTCATTAATCTCTTTGTTAAAATTTTTGATAAAAAACATATACCGCTTGAAAGTCCGCTTGTTGTACTTGTATTTGTTGGGGTATGTCTGGGGGGAACAATTGCAGCGGGTATGTGCAGCTATTATGTGATTGAAAAACCTTTTTTAACATTGAAAAAAAGATTCAGTTAA
- a CDS encoding WG repeat-containing protein — MTVLKHILLFALIYISLSSFAQTPGVVPTPFKSGEKYGYIDARTGKVMILPIYDRVAPFSENRALVYRMGKGYFIDQTGTIKIVVKYDSAMSFTEAFAAVKVAGSWGFIDKMGGLKIPAKFEEAYPFSEGMAVIKKGGKYGYIDKLGKEVIPAQFEFAIEFSDGLAAVKKNNLFGYINPKGAFVIQPTFEKAGNYSSGVAVVSKGGKYGIIDKAGKTVLPIEQDWVSVFKDGLLRVQKNDTWGFANTSGVMLVPAIYDWAGDFSNGFAKVKKNNLYGYIDKTGTVFVPLMYQWLEDMDADGELMAVKSGYWGCINSKNEQVTPFTYKVMRPYSEGYAVVSKSGKYGYLDNKGKLIISFNYEYAYDFINGSAEVVLNEKTRFIDKRGTCIKFCE, encoded by the coding sequence ATGACTGTTCTCAAACACATTCTTCTTTTTGCTCTTATATATATAAGCCTGAGCAGTTTTGCCCAAACACCGGGAGTTGTTCCTACACCTTTTAAATCAGGCGAAAAATACGGATATATTGATGCACGTACGGGTAAAGTGATGATCCTGCCGATTTACGACCGCGTTGCTCCGTTTTCAGAAAACCGTGCTTTGGTTTACCGGATGGGCAAAGGGTATTTTATTGATCAGACAGGTACGATAAAGATTGTGGTCAAATATGATTCAGCAATGTCTTTTACAGAAGCGTTTGCAGCGGTTAAAGTAGCAGGATCCTGGGGCTTTATTGATAAAATGGGGGGATTGAAAATCCCGGCTAAGTTTGAGGAAGCGTATCCGTTTTCAGAAGGCATGGCTGTTATCAAAAAAGGAGGCAAGTATGGGTACATTGATAAGCTGGGAAAAGAAGTTATTCCTGCTCAATTTGAATTTGCGATCGAATTTTCAGATGGCCTGGCAGCAGTAAAGAAGAATAACCTGTTTGGGTACATCAATCCGAAAGGCGCCTTTGTTATTCAGCCAACATTTGAAAAAGCAGGTAATTACAGCAGCGGCGTTGCGGTTGTTTCCAAAGGTGGAAAATACGGTATTATTGATAAAGCCGGCAAAACAGTTTTGCCCATTGAACAGGATTGGGTTTCAGTGTTTAAAGACGGGCTGCTGCGGGTACAAAAAAATGATACCTGGGGTTTTGCCAATACCTCAGGAGTTATGCTGGTACCGGCTATTTATGATTGGGCCGGGGATTTTTCAAATGGTTTTGCTAAAGTCAAAAAAAACAATCTGTATGGATACATTGATAAAACAGGTACGGTATTTGTACCTCTCATGTATCAATGGCTGGAAGACATGGATGCGGATGGAGAGTTAATGGCTGTTAAATCAGGCTATTGGGGTTGCATCAATAGTAAAAATGAACAGGTAACGCCATTTACGTATAAAGTTATGCGCCCTTATTCAGAAGGCTATGCAGTGGTATCGAAGTCAGGTAAATATGGTTATCTGGATAACAAAGGTAAATTAATCATATCTTTTAATTATGAATATGCGTATGACTTCATTAACGGCTCTGCAGAAGTTGTTTTAAATGAAAAAACACGTTTTATTGATAAAAGAGGTACTTGTATTAAATTCTGTGAATAG
- a CDS encoding DUF6728 family protein — MKEYFKIGEVFTYFFRKKDPNTNPSIYMKLMYAANKIAIVLFLICLFVILYRLFIRQNG; from the coding sequence ATGAAAGAATATTTTAAAATAGGGGAAGTCTTCACCTATTTCTTCCGGAAAAAAGATCCCAATACAAACCCTTCTATATATATGAAGCTGATGTATGCAGCGAATAAAATCGCTATCGTTCTTTTTCTGATTTGCCTGTTTGTTATTTTATACAGACTGTTTATTCGCCAAAACGGCTGA
- the ispG gene encoding (E)-4-hydroxy-3-methylbut-2-enyl-diphosphate synthase has product MSSGELSSINTKYCSSLTQYVRRKSSVVTIGKVPMGGDYPIRLQSMTTVDTMDTMGSVEQIIRMVEAGCEYVRVTAPSVKEAQNLENIKNELLKRGYDVPLVADIHFTPNAAELAAKIVEKVRINPGNYADKKKFEVIEYTDASYQEELERIREKFIPLVKICKEYGTAMRIGTNHGSLSDRILSRYGDTPLGMVESALEFLRICEDLEYYNIVISMKASNTQVMVQAYRLLVQKLEEEGLRPYPLHLGVTEAGEAEDGRIKSAVGIGTLLEDGLGDTVRVSLTEAPEFEIPVAQKLVDRYIDRKKHAAIPFVEKNPINPYSYKRRTTTDVHTIGGLNVPRVIADFSDVESLEVQDLKSIGHFYLPALDKWSMNDLGADFIYTGKNKAPFMLPNGLKEIVDADTWKVLTDQTHVFPLFMARWYKTDVVKHPQLNFVVADIEDVDDALLLRLASDTTAVLILESFNEHAMAELRRSFITLMNREIATPVIIKRAYTHKNEETLFLAASTDAGGLLVDGLGDGIFLSSEKMILAEKEALLAYLKSVNNLGFGILQAARTRMTKTEYISCPSCGRTLFDLQETTAMIRKRTDHLKGVKIGIMGCIVNGPGEMADADYGYVGVGKDKIALYRGQTVVNKAVHSDKAVDELINIIKEDGKWLEPVVSEVI; this is encoded by the coding sequence ATGTCATCAGGCGAACTTTCTTCAATAAACACAAAATACTGTTCCAGTCTTACCCAGTATGTGCGTAGGAAATCAAGTGTTGTTACCATAGGAAAAGTTCCGATGGGCGGCGACTATCCTATCCGGTTACAATCGATGACTACGGTTGATACGATGGACACGATGGGCAGCGTGGAGCAAATAATCCGAATGGTAGAGGCCGGATGTGAGTATGTCAGAGTGACAGCTCCAAGTGTAAAGGAGGCTCAGAATTTAGAAAACATTAAGAACGAATTATTAAAACGCGGGTACGATGTTCCCCTGGTTGCCGATATACATTTTACTCCGAATGCAGCCGAACTTGCTGCAAAAATTGTTGAAAAAGTCCGGATTAACCCGGGCAATTATGCCGACAAAAAGAAGTTTGAAGTAATCGAATATACAGACGCTTCCTATCAGGAAGAGCTCGAACGTATACGTGAAAAGTTTATTCCGCTGGTAAAAATCTGTAAAGAATACGGTACGGCGATGCGGATCGGAACCAACCACGGCTCTCTTTCAGACCGGATTTTGTCCCGCTACGGAGACACTCCTTTGGGTATGGTGGAGTCTGCACTGGAGTTTTTGCGCATCTGTGAAGACTTGGAATATTACAATATTGTAATTTCCATGAAAGCAAGTAATACCCAGGTTATGGTGCAGGCATACCGCCTGCTGGTTCAGAAACTGGAGGAAGAAGGGCTGCGTCCTTACCCCTTGCATCTGGGTGTAACGGAAGCCGGAGAAGCTGAAGATGGAAGGATAAAATCTGCCGTTGGGATCGGAACATTATTGGAAGACGGGTTAGGAGATACCGTTCGGGTGTCCTTAACCGAGGCTCCGGAATTTGAAATTCCCGTTGCTCAAAAATTGGTTGACCGGTATATCGACCGGAAAAAACACGCTGCTATTCCCTTCGTAGAAAAAAATCCGATCAACCCGTATTCTTATAAAAGGAGAACGACTACAGATGTACATACAATCGGTGGCTTAAATGTGCCAAGAGTGATCGCCGATTTCAGTGATGTTGAATCACTCGAGGTTCAGGACCTGAAATCTATAGGACATTTTTATTTGCCTGCATTGGATAAATGGAGCATGAATGATCTGGGTGCAGACTTTATCTATACGGGTAAAAACAAAGCACCTTTTATGCTGCCGAATGGCCTGAAGGAAATTGTAGATGCAGATACGTGGAAGGTGTTAACGGACCAGACACATGTATTTCCGTTATTTATGGCCCGCTGGTATAAAACGGATGTGGTAAAACACCCGCAGCTGAACTTTGTTGTCGCTGATATTGAAGATGTTGACGACGCCTTGTTGCTGCGTTTGGCTTCTGATACAACCGCTGTGCTGATCCTGGAATCGTTCAATGAACATGCCATGGCCGAGTTGAGAAGGAGTTTTATCACGTTAATGAACAGAGAGATCGCTACACCCGTTATTATAAAACGTGCGTATACACATAAGAATGAAGAAACGTTGTTTTTGGCAGCTTCAACCGATGCAGGTGGTTTACTGGTAGATGGGCTGGGAGATGGTATTTTCCTGTCTTCAGAAAAAATGATTCTTGCGGAGAAAGAAGCGTTGTTGGCATATTTAAAATCGGTGAATAATCTGGGTTTCGGAATTTTGCAGGCAGCACGTACGCGTATGACCAAAACGGAATACATTTCCTGTCCATCCTGCGGAAGAACTTTGTTTGACTTGCAGGAAACGACCGCGATGATCCGTAAGCGCACTGATCATTTAAAAGGCGTGAAGATCGGGATCATGGGCTGCATTGTGAATGGTCCGGGTGAAATGGCCGATGCCGATTACGGATATGTGGGTGTTGGGAAAGATAAGATTGCGTTATACCGCGGACAAACGGTTGTGAACAAGGCGGTACATTCGGATAAGGCCGTAGATGAGCTAATCAATATTATTAAAGAAGATGGCAAATGGCTGGAACCAGTGGTTTCGGAAGTTATATAA
- a CDS encoding SDR family oxidoreductase — MNKLVIITGGTKGIGRALVYKFASEGFDVFTCARNREDLDSLKNTILSNYAGIQVFTQVADVSNKKGREEVVRAFTQLNRAADVLINNAGVFVQGQIHNEPEGVLETQIQTNLYSTYDITRGVIGRMIENKRGSIFNICSIASIMPYANGGSYSVSKFAMLGMTKVLREEMKPYNIRVTAVLPGATLTASWDGVDLPEERFIKPEDVADSIFGIYKLSDHTVVEELLLRPQLGDI, encoded by the coding sequence ATGAATAAACTAGTCATTATAACAGGTGGTACGAAAGGAATCGGCAGAGCATTGGTCTATAAATTTGCTTCCGAAGGGTTTGATGTTTTTACCTGTGCCCGAAATAGAGAAGATCTGGACTCTTTAAAAAATACTATTTTGTCTAACTATGCCGGTATACAGGTTTTTACCCAAGTGGCAGATGTTTCCAACAAAAAAGGAAGAGAAGAAGTGGTACGGGCGTTTACCCAACTGAACCGGGCGGCAGATGTTCTGATTAACAATGCAGGTGTTTTTGTTCAGGGGCAAATCCATAACGAACCCGAAGGTGTTCTGGAAACGCAGATCCAAACCAACTTATATAGTACCTATGATATTACCCGTGGAGTGATTGGCCGGATGATCGAAAACAAGAGGGGGAGCATTTTTAATATCTGTTCCATTGCGAGTATCATGCCGTATGCAAACGGAGGGTCATATAGTGTCTCCAAGTTTGCCATGCTGGGCATGACAAAAGTTCTGAGAGAAGAGATGAAGCCATACAATATCCGGGTGACGGCGGTACTGCCCGGAGCAACGCTGACTGCTTCCTGGGATGGGGTAGACCTGCCGGAAGAACGATTCATTAAGCCAGAAGATGTGGCTGATTCAATCTTTGGTATCTATAAACTATCCGATCATACCGTAGTGGAAGAACTGCTTTTACGTCCTCAGCTGGGAGACATTTAA
- a CDS encoding MlaE family ABC transporter permease — MKSFGKYMILMGSLFVRREKFSVYWKLTIDECILIGTNSIFIVAIVSSFIGAVTCIQTAANLVSPLVPIYVVASVVREMSILELAPTFTCVVLAGKVGSSIAGQLGTMRITEQVDALEVMGINSASYLILPKILASLITIPMLVTFAGLLSILGGYIAGILGNIITTQDFVYGVQIDFNEFNVTFALIKAFVFAFLISSISAYQGYFTKGGALEVGQSSTTAVVNSCIGVLVADLLLAQLLLN, encoded by the coding sequence ATGAAGAGTTTTGGGAAGTACATGATTTTGATGGGAAGTCTTTTTGTTAGAAGAGAAAAATTTAGTGTTTATTGGAAGTTAACAATCGATGAATGTATCCTGATCGGTACAAATTCCATCTTTATTGTTGCCATTGTTTCTTCTTTTATTGGTGCAGTAACCTGTATTCAGACAGCTGCCAACCTGGTTAGTCCCCTGGTTCCGATCTATGTGGTTGCCTCCGTTGTACGGGAAATGTCCATTTTGGAGCTTGCCCCTACCTTTACCTGCGTGGTTTTGGCGGGTAAAGTCGGTTCGAGCATTGCAGGCCAATTGGGTACCATGCGCATAACCGAACAGGTAGACGCTCTGGAAGTTATGGGTATAAATTCCGCATCATATCTGATTTTGCCCAAAATCCTTGCCAGCCTTATTACGATCCCGATGCTGGTAACATTTGCGGGATTATTATCCATTTTAGGCGGTTACATAGCCGGTATTCTGGGAAACATTATTACCACACAGGATTTTGTGTACGGTGTACAGATCGATTTTAATGAATTCAATGTTACATTTGCCCTGATAAAAGCATTCGTTTTTGCCTTTTTGATCTCTTCTATTTCTGCTTATCAGGGATATTTTACTAAAGGAGGAGCATTGGAAGTTGGACAATCTTCTACCACAGCGGTTGTAAATAGTTGTATCGGTGTATTGGTTGCCGATCTGCTGCTTGCTCAATTACTATTAAACTAA
- a CDS encoding ABC transporter ATP-binding protein, whose protein sequence is MIECKNINKSFNGKQILKNVSAQFEKGKTNLIIGASGTGKSVLLKTLVGLVHPDSGAVLYDERDFTQANKDEKQVIRREIGMLFQGGALFDSKTVEQNVMFPLDMLSNMSKSEKTDRVNFCLQRVGLDQAAKLMPSEISGGMAKRVGIARAIVLNSKYLYCDEPNSGLDPQTSIRIDNLIQEITHEYDITTVVVTHDMNSMLEIGENIIFMFKGEKIWEGTKDNILETDVKDLQDFIFASKLIRDMKN, encoded by the coding sequence ATGATTGAGTGCAAAAACATTAATAAGTCCTTTAACGGTAAACAGATTTTAAAAAATGTATCGGCCCAATTTGAAAAAGGAAAAACAAACCTGATCATTGGAGCCAGCGGTACAGGAAAAAGTGTGTTATTAAAAACACTGGTGGGGCTGGTTCACCCCGATTCAGGTGCTGTTTTATATGATGAACGCGATTTTACGCAGGCGAATAAAGATGAAAAACAAGTGATCCGCAGAGAAATCGGCATGCTTTTTCAGGGCGGCGCCCTGTTTGATTCTAAAACAGTAGAGCAAAACGTGATGTTCCCCTTAGACATGCTCAGTAATATGTCTAAATCTGAAAAAACAGATCGGGTCAATTTCTGTCTGCAACGTGTAGGCTTAGATCAGGCAGCAAAATTAATGCCTTCGGAAATAAGCGGCGGTATGGCAAAACGGGTGGGTATTGCCCGTGCAATTGTACTGAATTCAAAATACCTGTATTGCGATGAACCCAATTCAGGCTTAGATCCTCAAACCTCAATCCGGATCGATAATCTGATTCAGGAAATTACACATGAATATGATATCACTACCGTGGTAGTAACGCACGATATGAACTCTATGCTTGAGATCGGTGAAAACATCATTTTTATGTTTAAAGGCGAAAAGATCTGGGAAGGAACAAAAGACAATATCCTTGAAACGGATGTAAAAGATCTGCAGGATTTTATCTTTGCCAGTAAGCTGATCCGGGATATGAAGAATTAA